The proteins below are encoded in one region of Peribacillus muralis:
- a CDS encoding GerAB/ArcD/ProY family transporter, which translates to MTHAHVNEKYKIQPFYVFFLVHSMQTGIGVLSFQRILAKSTGTDGWISILLAGLIVHSLIWVIYKIFSLVPGDIIDANHHAFGKWIGKSISLLFIFYFWVLGLTVMISYIQVIHVWMFEEVPAWSFSLVFLILIYYINTGGFRTITGISFLSMLLTYWLLFVFFYAMKYSEFTNLLPIFDHSILEIWEGTKNTSLTLIGFELILMFYPFIKNAAASQKYAHGGALTTTLITLFIYVVSIVFYSQKQLVMTIWPTLSMTSIVEFPFIQRFEYIDVSWWAIIIIPNMTISLWAASRGVKRLFNVPQKYPLLGMSLIILIINIFFFDMDSINYLKQIINPYGVIFIISYLPLLLVIIYFKKKRNRS; encoded by the coding sequence ATGACCCACGCTCATGTAAATGAAAAGTATAAAATACAACCATTCTATGTATTTTTTTTAGTGCATTCAATGCAAACCGGAATTGGTGTGCTCAGCTTCCAAAGAATTTTGGCAAAGTCGACAGGAACGGATGGCTGGATTTCAATACTCCTGGCCGGATTGATCGTCCATTCCCTAATATGGGTGATCTATAAGATTTTCAGTCTTGTGCCAGGGGATATCATTGACGCAAATCATCATGCCTTCGGGAAATGGATCGGGAAATCCATCAGTCTGCTTTTCATTTTTTACTTTTGGGTTCTCGGTTTGACGGTCATGATCAGCTATATTCAGGTGATACATGTTTGGATGTTTGAAGAAGTTCCAGCCTGGTCGTTTTCTCTCGTCTTCCTCATCCTGATTTACTATATAAATACAGGTGGTTTCCGAACGATTACCGGCATTTCCTTTTTAAGTATGTTGTTGACCTACTGGCTTTTATTTGTTTTTTTCTATGCCATGAAGTACTCCGAATTCACTAATTTACTCCCGATTTTCGATCATTCGATTTTGGAAATATGGGAAGGAACGAAAAATACGTCATTAACCTTGATTGGATTTGAATTGATCCTGATGTTTTACCCTTTCATCAAAAATGCAGCAGCTTCTCAAAAATACGCACACGGAGGAGCTTTGACGACCACGTTGATCACCTTATTCATTTATGTGGTTTCAATTGTTTTTTATTCACAGAAACAGCTGGTCATGACGATATGGCCGACACTCTCCATGACTAGCATCGTTGAATTCCCCTTCATTCAACGCTTTGAATATATCGATGTATCTTGGTGGGCAATCATCATCATACCTAACATGACCATCTCCTTGTGGGCTGCCAGCAGGGGGGTCAAGCGATTGTTCAATGTACCGCAAAAGTACCCGTTATTGGGAATGTCCCTTATCATCCTGATTATCAACATTTTCTTTTTTGATATGGATTCAATCAATTATTTGAAGCAGATCATCAATCCTT
- a CDS encoding spore germination protein has protein sequence MFNRRKSKQGSTQQLDNDDNINKTSEIRDLFNSFSTSNDFINHQGSYNGVGYWVSYYRSLIDAQELHKSVLSVIPTMEQINLEQLKDSIPIEDTLITSTKTVVEERIMRGNIAIRLDANLDECLLINVVAQHGRQVDKPELEFGIISPQEAFVEDIDINLNLVRKRLPLPSLQVTQLTVGTLSKTKVAVLSIDGIVDKENVETVIQRINEVDFDEILDGSHLAQMLYDDTSTLFPLFLYTERPDRIASALAEGKVAMIVDRSSSALIAPTILLEYFITMEDYNMPWVPASAFRLLRIFAVIFSIFATPLYVAVLTYHYELIPKDLLETIVTSRNLIPFQPLIEALFLEISIELLREAAARLPTKVGQTLGIVGGIVIGQAAVVAGLTSNILLIIVALSALASFVTPIYKMGNAIRLLRFPFLVGAQIWGLLGITISAVFLMTHLIKLTSMGHPYLEPIYPFHLKDWKDSFVRLPFNFFKSRPINLRTENTARQPKPQKKIIKKNDFNE, from the coding sequence TTGTTTAATCGCAGGAAGTCCAAACAAGGCAGCACACAACAATTGGATAACGATGATAACATCAATAAAACTTCTGAAATACGCGATCTATTCAATTCCTTTTCTACATCCAATGATTTTATAAACCATCAAGGTTCATATAATGGTGTAGGTTATTGGGTATCGTATTATCGTTCATTAATTGATGCACAGGAGCTTCACAAAAGTGTACTGTCAGTGATACCAACTATGGAACAAATCAACTTGGAGCAATTGAAAGATAGTATTCCAATCGAGGACACGCTCATCACCAGTACGAAGACCGTGGTAGAAGAAAGAATAATGAGAGGGAATATCGCGATAAGGCTAGATGCAAATCTTGATGAGTGTTTGTTGATAAATGTTGTTGCCCAACATGGGCGGCAGGTTGATAAACCGGAACTAGAATTCGGGATCATAAGTCCGCAGGAAGCTTTTGTCGAGGATATCGATATCAATCTGAATCTCGTCAGGAAAAGGCTGCCTTTACCGAGTTTGCAAGTAACTCAATTGACCGTGGGTACTTTATCTAAAACAAAAGTGGCAGTCTTGTCCATTGATGGAATCGTCGACAAGGAAAATGTCGAAACTGTCATCCAGCGCATCAATGAAGTGGACTTTGATGAAATCTTGGATGGCTCTCATCTGGCGCAAATGCTTTATGATGATACAAGTACACTATTTCCCCTTTTTCTATACACGGAAAGGCCCGATCGGATCGCTAGCGCTTTGGCAGAAGGCAAAGTGGCCATGATCGTTGATAGGTCATCTTCCGCCTTGATTGCCCCAACCATTTTGTTGGAGTACTTCATTACGATGGAAGATTATAACATGCCATGGGTGCCGGCCTCGGCATTTCGTTTACTAAGGATTTTCGCGGTCATTTTTTCCATATTCGCAACGCCGTTATATGTAGCTGTCCTGACTTACCATTATGAACTGATTCCTAAAGATCTTTTGGAAACGATCGTCACGTCAAGAAATTTAATCCCCTTCCAGCCTTTGATTGAAGCATTGTTCTTGGAGATTTCGATTGAATTGTTACGTGAAGCAGCCGCAAGGCTACCAACCAAAGTAGGGCAGACATTGGGTATCGTCGGTGGTATCGTTATCGGACAAGCCGCTGTTGTAGCAGGACTGACCAGTAATATCCTGTTGATCATCGTTGCTCTATCTGCCTTGGCTTCCTTTGTCACCCCCATTTATAAAATGGGCAATGCCATCCGTTTACTGCGCTTCCCTTTTTTAGTAGGCGCCCAAATCTGGGGGCTGCTCGGTATTACCATTTCGGCCGTATTTTTAATGACACACCTTATTAAGCTGACATCGATGGGACACCCATACCTTGAGCCTATCTATCCCTTTCACTTAAAGGATTGGAAAGATAGCTTCGTGCGCCTCCCTTTTAATTTTTTTAAATCGCGCCCCATCAATTTACGAACAGAGAATACAGCAAGGCAACCAAAACCGCAAAAGAAAATCATCAAAAAAAATGATTTTAATGAATGA
- a CDS encoding spore germination protein, with protein MGSKILHKKLDQKQGEMKSILDMQDDVVFKEVYIPSYDCSGLFVFVNGTMDYPAFNEIVLDLSAAKVESSHPVSIEQLVLSKICSVNEEEVKSYEKAKEYIFDGKTLLFIDGIANGYVLNLEREKTRNFTEPSTERVVRGPKMGFIESLKENIGLIRQYSSHPNLIIKQQKVGTLEKRDLALMYYEGKASDGLLKEVNKRLEDVKETDLQDSGMLEELIEDTSYSPFPQIQNTERPDKVLAALQEGRAVIMIDGSPFALMAPTTMTMLLQSPDDYYERWVAGSFLRILRYFSLFVTVFLSGIYISLVSFNPGLLPTELAMTIAGTRENVPFPPFVEAIIMELTIELLREAGIRLPAPIGQTVGLVGGVIIGQAAVQANIVSSLMVIIVAITTITSFTVPQYSFGLAFRALRFGAMIFSAVLGLYGTTLFFILVINHLSKLTSFQEPYFQPMDFIGGKTWKDAFFRLPKRKKGRRLS; from the coding sequence ATGGGAAGTAAAATCTTGCATAAAAAATTGGATCAAAAGCAGGGGGAAATGAAATCTATTTTGGATATGCAGGATGATGTGGTCTTTAAAGAGGTGTACATTCCAAGTTATGATTGCTCCGGATTATTTGTATTTGTCAATGGGACGATGGATTATCCAGCCTTCAATGAAATCGTCCTGGACTTATCGGCGGCAAAGGTTGAATCGAGCCATCCGGTTTCAATCGAGCAATTGGTCCTTTCCAAGATCTGTTCGGTAAATGAAGAAGAAGTAAAATCGTATGAAAAAGCCAAGGAGTATATTTTTGATGGGAAAACGCTCTTATTTATAGATGGAATCGCAAATGGCTATGTTTTGAACCTAGAAAGAGAAAAAACGCGCAACTTCACTGAACCATCAACAGAGCGGGTTGTACGCGGCCCGAAGATGGGCTTTATCGAAAGTCTCAAGGAAAATATCGGTTTGATTAGGCAATACTCCAGCCACCCCAATCTTATCATCAAGCAGCAGAAGGTAGGAACGTTGGAAAAGCGGGATCTTGCTTTGATGTATTACGAGGGCAAAGCAAGCGATGGATTGTTAAAAGAAGTGAACAAACGATTAGAAGATGTAAAGGAAACGGATCTTCAGGATTCAGGGATGCTTGAGGAATTAATTGAAGATACATCGTATTCCCCTTTCCCGCAAATCCAAAACACGGAGCGGCCGGATAAAGTATTGGCAGCCTTGCAAGAGGGAAGGGCGGTAATCATGATTGACGGTTCCCCATTTGCTTTGATGGCTCCTACGACCATGACGATGCTGCTGCAATCTCCTGATGATTATTATGAAAGATGGGTAGCTGGATCTTTTTTGCGGATCCTTCGATATTTTTCCCTTTTTGTTACCGTTTTTCTATCAGGAATCTATATTTCCTTGGTTTCGTTCAACCCTGGATTGCTGCCGACTGAACTGGCTATGACCATCGCAGGAACGAGGGAAAATGTTCCGTTTCCTCCTTTTGTAGAGGCCATCATCATGGAATTGACGATAGAACTGCTTCGAGAAGCAGGCATACGCCTGCCTGCCCCCATCGGTCAGACAGTTGGATTGGTCGGAGGTGTCATCATCGGACAGGCAGCCGTTCAAGCGAATATAGTGAGTTCACTCATGGTCATCATCGTTGCCATTACGACAATCACATCCTTTACTGTGCCGCAATACAGCTTTGGACTGGCGTTCCGGGCATTGAGGTTCGGTGCGATGATTTTCTCTGCGGTTCTAGGTTTATATGGAACCACCTTATTTTTTATCCTCGTGATCAACCATTTGTCTAAACTGACAAGCTTTCAAGAGCCTTATTTTCAACCGATGGATTTCATTGGCGGCAAGACTTGGAAGGATGCATTTTTCCGCTTACCGAAACGGAAAAAAGGGAGGCGACTCTCTTGA
- a CDS encoding GerAB/ArcD/ProY family transporter: MDGKILSGELAAIISCSMLGIGMLTLPRTITEKVHSSDGWIVLILNGLLIAVFVCLLVAMLKKHQVTNYFTYMEEAFGIWLSKIVGLLVVLYFIGVASFEVLAMSEMVRFYLLEDTPEEIVILTLILASVHLLTGKIKAIAKVCVFFLPLTIVIVLFIYLLSVRVVDMKNIQPVLSKGLLPVMKGMGSGALSFFGIELFIFLFGVVKNQNKVKSGVLLGFFIPVILYVITYILVVATLSVPEVKAVTWPTISFIQSFEVKGIFIERLELFLLITWILQFFCTHAIYYYFAAEGMTRIFKNAYTTNLIVLVPVVFILSEIPKNTIQIFKMSEMLGYVFPVILIGLPVIAFVIVQVKRSRRSR, from the coding sequence GTGGATGGGAAAATTCTTAGTGGAGAATTAGCTGCAATCATTTCATGCAGCATGTTAGGAATCGGGATGTTGACGCTTCCAAGGACGATAACGGAAAAAGTTCATTCGTCAGATGGCTGGATTGTCCTGATTCTTAATGGACTGCTTATTGCAGTGTTCGTTTGTTTACTTGTTGCTATGCTAAAAAAACATCAGGTTACCAATTATTTTACATACATGGAAGAGGCATTTGGAATCTGGTTATCTAAAATTGTCGGCCTCCTAGTCGTTTTGTACTTTATTGGCGTGGCTAGCTTCGAAGTGCTTGCCATGAGTGAAATGGTCCGATTTTATCTATTGGAGGATACCCCCGAAGAAATCGTGATTCTTACCTTGATTTTAGCAAGTGTCCACCTTTTGACAGGGAAAATTAAAGCGATAGCCAAAGTGTGCGTCTTTTTTCTGCCTCTGACCATTGTCATCGTCTTATTCATTTATTTGCTAAGTGTTAGGGTGGTCGATATGAAAAATATACAGCCTGTCCTAAGTAAAGGCCTTTTGCCCGTTATGAAAGGGATGGGCTCGGGCGCGTTGTCCTTTTTTGGAATCGAGCTTTTCATTTTCCTTTTTGGTGTCGTGAAAAATCAAAACAAGGTCAAAAGCGGGGTTTTACTAGGTTTTTTCATTCCCGTGATCTTATATGTAATTACATATATTCTAGTAGTGGCTACATTGTCTGTACCTGAAGTTAAAGCGGTTACTTGGCCAACGATATCGTTTATACAATCGTTTGAAGTGAAGGGGATATTCATAGAGCGCCTGGAGTTATTTCTATTGATCACCTGGATTCTTCAGTTTTTTTGTACACATGCCATTTACTATTATTTTGCAGCTGAAGGAATGACGAGGATTTTCAAAAACGCTTATACAACAAACTTGATTGTCCTCGTTCCTGTCGTTTTTATCCTGTCGGAAATTCCTAAAAATACAATCCAGATTTTTAAGATGAGCGAAATGCTGGGCTATGTCTTCCCCGTTATCTTGATTGGCTTGCCCGTTATTGCATTCGTTATCGTTCAAGTGAAAAGGAGTAGGAGAAGCCGATGA
- a CDS encoding Ger(x)C family spore germination protein codes for MKRLWVFLLIPLLSGCWDSENIEELSLVVGVGIDLSKNKNEIMLTQQILVPPGYSLQENQAKLKFKNVTVSAKTLHEAIRDSLLLTNTVLTNHQRILLINEEVLREIPMEAIINQSIRDNNTRRSCFIFLTKRPTKEILQRADDGEIPSNVIYDLKDNEKRTNKILPTLTLGQASSSLQSDGSFAIQAVDIKGGKLILQGAGVINNSKLVGLMNNKDIESLNWLNGSVKGGIIEAVHHGAPFSVEVDKRRRRKITTELNGDQLTINISVGYTARLSEDWYDKENSFKESYLKEAERKAEEKVKKDVEKIIWKLQHQYKTGVAGLYRYVENQHPKFWEKNKEKWDEIFSEADIKYQVDLKIIDFGSKGGIK; via the coding sequence ATGAAAAGGTTATGGGTGTTCTTGCTTATACCATTGCTTTCTGGCTGCTGGGACAGTGAAAACATTGAAGAATTATCCCTTGTGGTGGGAGTGGGAATCGATTTAAGTAAAAACAAAAACGAAATTATGTTAACACAGCAAATTCTCGTGCCTCCTGGGTATAGCCTGCAGGAAAATCAGGCAAAATTAAAATTTAAAAATGTCACCGTCAGTGCCAAAACGCTTCATGAAGCAATTAGGGATTCCTTGCTTCTAACCAATACGGTTTTGACCAATCATCAGCGGATCCTGCTCATCAATGAAGAAGTTTTAAGGGAAATCCCCATGGAAGCGATCATTAATCAGTCGATACGTGATAACAATACTCGAAGAAGCTGCTTTATATTTTTAACCAAAAGACCGACGAAGGAAATATTGCAGAGAGCGGATGACGGAGAGATTCCTTCTAATGTGATTTATGATCTGAAAGATAATGAAAAGCGAACGAATAAAATCCTTCCTACCTTAACATTGGGTCAGGCATCCTCCAGCTTACAATCAGATGGAAGCTTCGCTATCCAGGCCGTTGATATAAAAGGGGGGAAATTAATATTGCAGGGTGCAGGGGTGATCAACAATTCAAAGCTGGTTGGCCTCATGAATAATAAGGATATCGAATCCCTGAACTGGTTGAATGGATCTGTGAAGGGGGGAATAATTGAAGCGGTCCATCACGGTGCCCCTTTCAGTGTGGAGGTCGATAAGAGGAGAAGACGGAAAATCACGACGGAATTGAACGGAGATCAATTGACGATCAACATCTCTGTCGGGTACACAGCTAGACTTTCGGAAGATTGGTACGACAAGGAAAATTCTTTCAAAGAAAGCTATTTAAAAGAAGCGGAGCGTAAGGCGGAGGAGAAGGTGAAAAAAGACGTCGAAAAGATTATTTGGAAATTACAGCATCAATACAAAACGGGCGTAGCCGGATTGTACCGTTATGTGGAAAATCAGCATCCTAAGTTTTGGGAGAAAAATAAGGAGAAGTGGGACGAAATATTCAGTGAAGCTGATATCAAATACCAAGTCGACTTAAAGATTATTGATTTTGGCTCAAAAGGTGGCATTAAATGA
- a CDS encoding flavin monoamine oxidase family protein, translated as MLHVIKNGLGPSQTPKKIIIIGAGISGLVAASLLKGAGHDVTILEATGRLGGRILTMRAPFFDDAYLEAGAMRIPNYHYLVAEYIKKYQLRTITFANSTPNDPIYVNGIKTTAAIYQQNPDILKYPVAPQEKGKTAEELLNMAIKPVTDFINLDPVNNWGYVIREFDKYSMTFFLQYNPVGTSLSTGAIESIKVLLGLEGFPELSFPAILRELMPLFNPDIDFYAIEGGNDRLPYAFLPELKENLNFNHQVTKIIQQNNQVTIDSKHTQSNKPLTITGDLAIVTIPLQLLNFIEIEPRNSFSHNKWKAIRELHYAASTKIGLQFRQRFWEREGIFGGKLSTDLPIRFAYYPNNINRSVSGLLLASYTWEDDATLWDILPEQDRIQNALKNLAMVHGNQVYDQFLTGASYSWTLNQYAYGAFSMFKPGQETDLFPYIPTPEGRVHFAGEHTSTVPAWIEGGIQSGIRVAHEVTNLPTTYNQ; from the coding sequence ATGCTCCATGTCATTAAAAATGGACTGGGGCCTTCCCAGACTCCAAAAAAAATCATCATCATCGGGGCAGGCATATCTGGATTGGTTGCAGCCTCCCTTTTAAAGGGAGCAGGACACGATGTCACGATACTGGAAGCTACCGGCAGGCTCGGCGGGCGCATTTTGACGATGAGGGCGCCATTTTTTGATGATGCCTATCTTGAGGCTGGTGCGATGCGCATTCCGAATTATCATTATTTGGTTGCCGAATATATCAAGAAATATCAATTACGAACCATCACTTTTGCGAATTCCACTCCGAATGACCCCATTTATGTTAATGGCATCAAGACAACAGCCGCCATTTATCAACAAAACCCGGACATACTGAAGTATCCGGTTGCACCACAAGAAAAAGGGAAAACGGCGGAGGAATTGCTTAATATGGCAATTAAACCAGTTACGGACTTCATAAATCTGGATCCGGTTAATAATTGGGGCTACGTCATTAGAGAATTTGATAAATACTCCATGACCTTCTTTTTGCAGTACAATCCAGTAGGAACCAGCCTTTCTACGGGGGCGATTGAAAGCATAAAGGTCCTTTTAGGCTTGGAGGGCTTCCCGGAACTTTCCTTTCCTGCCATACTTCGTGAACTGATGCCACTTTTTAATCCGGACATCGATTTTTATGCAATCGAGGGCGGCAACGATCGGCTTCCCTATGCCTTTCTACCGGAATTGAAGGAAAATCTCAATTTCAATCATCAAGTGACTAAGATCATCCAACAAAATAACCAGGTTACCATTGATTCTAAACATACTCAAAGCAACAAACCTTTAACGATCACCGGGGACCTTGCCATCGTGACGATCCCTCTTCAATTATTAAACTTTATCGAGATTGAGCCCCGGAATTCCTTTTCGCATAATAAGTGGAAGGCTATCAGGGAACTCCATTATGCTGCATCGACAAAAATCGGTCTTCAATTCAGGCAACGGTTTTGGGAGCGGGAAGGAATCTTCGGCGGAAAATTGTCGACTGATCTCCCCATAAGGTTTGCTTATTACCCTAATAACATTAACCGAAGTGTGTCAGGACTACTCTTAGCCAGCTATACGTGGGAAGATGATGCGACGTTATGGGATATTCTCCCTGAACAAGACCGTATCCAAAACGCGTTGAAAAACCTGGCCATGGTGCATGGAAATCAAGTATACGACCAGTTTTTAACCGGCGCTTCCTATAGCTGGACTTTGAATCAGTATGCATACGGTGCCTTTTCCATGTTTAAACCTGGTCAAGAAACGGATCTGTTCCCATACATCCCCACCCCTGAAGGCAGGGTCCACTTCGCAGGGGAGCATACCTCAACGGTGCCAGCCTGGATAGAAGGAGGAATCCAATCCGGGATCCGGGTTGCACATGAGGTGACGAACCTCCCAACAACGTATAACCAATGA
- a CDS encoding cytochrome ubiquinol oxidase subunit I yields the protein MDHLQMARAMFGTNMAVHIIFATIGVGLPMMMLAAELMYQKTKDLHYVVMAKRWTKTLGVLLGVGIPTGTIAGVQLSLLWPGFMEVIGRVMALPFQIEIYAFMVEALFMSIYVYAAEKIKPWARIVSLFFVAFGALASAVLISNVHAFEGTPAGFRFENGEIVDVDPWAAFFNPSFLVTAGHTALTAYTTGAFVVAAVAAYKMLKNKFGTTEFNFHQKALKLSIVLGLIFSFLTALNGHATTQHLYREQPEKLAAAEGLFETTDYAGLTFLGYTDREAQEVKYGIEIPWVLSFLSGNSFDTVVTGLNDFPEEYWPPLYVHILFNAMVIIGSGLIALSLFALVWNKWLKKETYPKWILWLFVAAGPFSVISIECGWIFACTGRQPWTIYRMLTTADSVTTYENLGFLFTMFIIVYIVLCISVVFTLLYYFKRHSIMDDIYKAEQKDVRLFDSNS from the coding sequence ATGGATCATTTACAAATGGCTCGTGCCATGTTCGGGACGAATATGGCAGTACATATCATATTTGCGACGATTGGCGTCGGGCTGCCGATGATGATGTTGGCCGCGGAACTGATGTATCAAAAAACGAAGGATTTACATTATGTTGTCATGGCAAAACGGTGGACTAAAACATTAGGGGTGTTACTAGGGGTGGGCATCCCGACTGGTACGATTGCTGGTGTGCAGCTGTCACTATTGTGGCCTGGATTCATGGAAGTGATAGGCCGAGTGATGGCACTTCCATTCCAAATCGAGATTTATGCATTCATGGTCGAGGCGCTTTTCATGTCCATTTATGTATATGCTGCTGAAAAGATCAAGCCTTGGGCACGAATCGTAAGCTTGTTCTTTGTCGCCTTCGGAGCGTTAGCTTCGGCTGTTTTGATTTCAAATGTCCATGCATTTGAGGGAACGCCAGCGGGATTCCGGTTTGAAAATGGGGAGATTGTCGATGTTGATCCTTGGGCGGCTTTTTTTAACCCAAGCTTCTTGGTGACAGCAGGACATACGGCACTTACAGCTTATACAACAGGGGCCTTTGTCGTAGCGGCAGTAGCTGCCTATAAGATGCTGAAGAACAAATTTGGCACCACCGAATTTAATTTTCATCAAAAAGCGCTGAAGCTTAGCATTGTATTAGGTTTGATTTTTTCTTTTTTGACAGCTCTCAACGGGCATGCGACTACACAGCATTTGTATCGGGAACAGCCAGAAAAACTAGCTGCTGCTGAAGGCTTGTTCGAAACGACAGATTATGCGGGCCTTACCTTTTTAGGTTATACGGATAGGGAAGCGCAGGAAGTGAAATATGGGATTGAAATTCCTTGGGTTTTAAGTTTCTTGTCAGGGAATAGTTTCGATACGGTCGTAACGGGCTTGAATGATTTTCCCGAGGAGTATTGGCCGCCGCTTTATGTCCATATTTTATTCAATGCGATGGTGATCATTGGCTCCGGTTTAATCGCTTTGTCCCTGTTTGCTTTGGTATGGAATAAGTGGTTGAAGAAGGAAACCTATCCAAAATGGATTCTCTGGTTATTTGTGGCGGCAGGGCCGTTTTCGGTGATTTCAATCGAATGTGGTTGGATTTTCGCATGTACAGGCAGGCAGCCCTGGACGATATACAGGATGCTTACCACTGCCGATTCGGTCACAACATATGAGAACCTAGGATTTTTATTTACGATGTTCATTATTGTATATATTGTGTTATGCATTTCAGTCGTGTTTACACTGCTGTACTATTTCAAACGACATTCCATAATGGATGATATTTATAAAGCCGAACAAAAAGATGTGAGGCTCTTCGATTCCAATTCATGA
- a CDS encoding cytochrome d ubiquinol oxidase subunit II: MSDALLAITLVWGFIFLYAIMASMDFGAGFWAMTYIKREETNATKIANSYLSPTWEVTNTFVVGLVIAIYSLFPGAVFTIGVALIVPASLILVLLCIRSAFLVFSHSVDKYEKVLTYISGFTGLIIPGLLISVLPITHLGFVEGVRGDEELNLAKLFTSPNEYAFLLFGILSTLFLSSLLLSDYSKQADEMKAYKIYRRDAMITGPLMLVMALLVMFTLKNEANWIYEEMMKNSALLLLSLVFFVIAGVALYLPYFSKREVKGMPRLAVISIIIQYLIGSYVYGIAHLPYIIYPNVTILSGFTDPTSFRAVFATYIVGFAILVPGFYYFWSIFMKDQRRKFKRGQMTN; encoded by the coding sequence ATGAGTGACGCTCTTCTTGCCATAACGCTGGTGTGGGGATTTATTTTTCTTTATGCCATCATGGCATCCATGGATTTTGGTGCTGGTTTCTGGGCGATGACTTATATAAAAAGGGAAGAAACGAATGCCACAAAGATAGCGAATAGTTATTTATCGCCAACCTGGGAAGTGACCAATACGTTTGTAGTCGGTCTTGTCATCGCGATTTACAGTTTATTTCCAGGTGCGGTTTTCACGATAGGCGTGGCCTTGATCGTTCCGGCAAGCCTGATCTTGGTTCTGCTTTGTATTAGGAGTGCTTTCTTGGTGTTCTCCCATAGCGTAGACAAATATGAAAAAGTGCTTACGTATATTTCTGGGTTTACTGGTTTGATCATTCCTGGGCTTCTCATCAGTGTATTGCCAATCACACATCTAGGGTTTGTCGAAGGGGTGAGGGGGGATGAAGAGCTAAATCTTGCGAAACTTTTCACAAGCCCCAATGAATATGCCTTTTTGCTGTTCGGGATATTGAGTACGCTTTTTTTATCGTCCTTGCTCCTATCGGATTACTCAAAGCAAGCGGATGAAATGAAAGCATACAAGATTTACCGCAGGGATGCGATGATCACCGGTCCGCTGATGTTAGTCATGGCATTGCTTGTAATGTTTACATTAAAAAACGAAGCGAATTGGATTTATGAAGAGATGATGAAAAACTCAGCATTATTACTTCTTTCACTTGTCTTTTTTGTCATAGCCGGCGTCGCACTCTATCTTCCTTATTTTTCTAAAAGAGAAGTTAAAGGGATGCCTCGCCTTGCCGTCATATCGATCATCATTCAGTATTTGATCGGCAGCTATGTCTATGGGATTGCACATTTACCGTATATCATATATCCAAATGTCACGATCCTTTCCGGTTTTACCGACCCGACATCCTTCAGGGCCGTGTTTGCCACATACATCGTTGGTTTTGCGATATTGGTTCCAGGCTTCTATTATTTCTGGTCGATCTTCATGAAGGATCAACGCCGTAAGTTCAAACGAGGACAAATGACCAATTAG
- a CDS encoding TetR/AcrR family transcriptional regulator, whose translation MTLFEQHGYHGVSVNEIVKACGTSKGGFYHHFSSKDELLFVIHDYFISYVLTNAQEAISESTHPAEKMQKIIQSFVKVFDLYQPHISVFYQESIYLKPPYVEAILKKRKLYKEIIFSVIEEGIEKGVFRSELPVEITGMSILGMVNWSYKWYKRDGGMTIDEIGEIYIDLILHALLKDK comes from the coding sequence TTGACTCTCTTTGAACAGCATGGCTACCATGGTGTCTCCGTCAACGAAATCGTTAAGGCATGCGGAACCAGCAAGGGTGGCTTTTATCACCACTTTTCTTCCAAAGATGAGCTATTATTTGTCATTCATGATTATTTTATTTCATATGTATTAACAAATGCACAGGAAGCCATCTCGGAAAGTACACATCCAGCCGAAAAAATGCAAAAGATCATTCAATCTTTCGTAAAAGTGTTTGACCTGTATCAACCTCACATTTCAGTATTCTATCAAGAAAGCATTTACTTAAAACCGCCTTATGTTGAAGCCATTCTAAAAAAGCGTAAGCTGTATAAAGAAATCATCTTTTCCGTCATCGAGGAGGGAATTGAAAAAGGGGTATTCCGCAGTGAACTGCCGGTTGAAATTACCGGGATGTCAATTTTGGGGATGGTTAACTGGTCTTACAAATGGTACAAAAGGGACGGCGGAATGACGATCGATGAAATTGGGGAGATATATATCGATTTAATTCTTCACGCCTTATTGAAGGATAAATAA